In one window of Pseudochaenichthys georgianus chromosome 5, fPseGeo1.2, whole genome shotgun sequence DNA:
- the stx16 gene encoding syntaxin-16 — translation MATRRLTDAFLLMRNNAIQNRQILAEQVSTYDPRLSTRSNAAELDELADDRMALVSGISLDPEAAIGVTKRLPPKWTEGIEEIQYEITRVRQKMKDLALLHDKHMNRPTLDDSSEEEHAIEITTQEITQMFHRCQRAVTGLQTRCGHCTEQEERLLRNVVSSLAQSLQELSTNFRHTQSGYLKRMKNREERSKHFFDSGPLMEEDEDLAVYDKGFTDDQLMLVEQNTVMVEEREREIRQIVQSISDLNEIFRDLAGMVVEQGTVLDRIDFNVEQACVKTEEGVKQLQKAEQYQKKNRKMLVILILFVIVMVLIVILFGTKF, via the exons ATGGCCACTAGGCGTCTGACCGATGCCTTCTTGTTAATGCGGAACAATGCGATCCAAAACCGGCAGATATTGGCTGAGCAAGTGAGTACATACGACCCCCGTCTGAGTACACGTAGCAATGCTGCG GAGCTCGATGAG TTGGCTGACGACCGAATGGCCCTGGTGTCAGGGATTAGTCTGGATCCTGAAGCAGCCATTGGCGTCACAAAGAGGCTGCCTCCCAAATGGACGGAGGGGATTGAGGAG ATCCAGTATGAAATCACTCGGGTTCGGCAGAAGATGAAGGATCTGGCTTTACTTCATGACAAGCATATGAATCGACCTACACTTGATGACAGTAGTGAGGAAGAGCATGCCATAGAAATCACTACTCAGGAGataacacag ATGTTTCACCGGTGCCAGCGAGCTGTGACGGGACTGCAGACTCGCTGTGGCCACTGTACCGAGCAGGAGGAGAGGCTGCTGAGAAACGTGGTGTCCTCGCTGGCTCAAAGCCTGCAGGAGCTCTCCACCAACTTCAGGCACACGCAGTCCGGCTACTTAAAAC GTATGAAGAATCGTGAGGAGAGATCAAAGCACTTTTTTGACTCTGGACCCCTAATGGAAGAGGATGAAGATTTAGCTGTATATGACAAG GGGTTCACAGACGACCAGCTGATGCTGGTGGAACAGAACACAGTTATGGTGGAGGAACGAGAGAGGGAGATCCGACAGATAGTGCAGTCCATCTCAGATCTGAATGAGATATTCCGGGACTTGGCTGGAATGGTGGTGGAACAG GGCACCGTTCTCGACAGAATTGACTTCAATGTGGAGCAGGCTTGTGTGAAAACAGAAGAGGGAGTGAAACAGTTACAAAAG GCGGAACAGTATCAGAAGAAAAACCGAAAGATGCTGGTCATTTTGATCCTCTTCGTCATAGTCATGGTTCTAATTGTTATACTTTTTGGAACAAAGTTTTAA